Sequence from the Montipora foliosa isolate CH-2021 chromosome 12, ASM3666993v2, whole genome shotgun sequence genome:
tatattcCTATTAGCCTCAGTTACCACATCCTTATCTATACAAATTGATCCAGCACGGTACATTATCAGtggccggaccaacattcagggtcttaaataactgaggtgaaagtgctgcctttgcaattacaCCCGCAAGACTTTCAAGTCGTCTCGGATAAAGACTATAGACCGTAGTcgccgtctcacaaatatcttccatgtttatgatctctctgtgggacgttaaagaacccacacactattcgagacgagtaggggatgaagttcccggcgTTGTCCTCTGTGAGTGGGttctttccagcagaagtggccggcttggcgtaatgtctctaaaaaggcttgtgttGTATGAGgtcacctaagcagaaacagccataagtcaaaaggactttgccaagtgctgacatgtagatgtagatgtagatgtagatgaagGGGAAAACGAAAAGCTGACTAATTTCTAAAAATGAACAACCACTCTCAAAAAGACACTCAACCATCATCATCAGTTGTGAAGTGAGATACACTTGTGATTTGaatttatgatgatgatgaacgaTCGAAATATGTCTCGTTAAATTTCCTTAAAATTCGTTACTTGTCTGCCTTTGTTAAGACCCTTTGGATCGAAACGAAAAGCCCATGAAGGAAACATTTTGGCCTCTTCGGAGGCTATCTGGTTGGAGAATATGAAGATGCATTTGAGGATCTTTGGCCTCCAATTCAAATATATCAAGCCACTATACGGAATCAATGATACACTTTGGTGTCACATTGATCTCAGATCCGCACATTCTAAAAAGCTTTGGTAAGTCAAAAGCAATCGCGATCAACCTACAGTAAGCTTTAATAGCTTGACAAAGAAAGAATGCCATTTTGGAGCGCAAAAGTGATATTACCTTGAGGTAAAGGTGTTCGAGTCTGGGACATTGAGATTGAGGCATTCATTGAGGCATTGGGATTGACATTGAGGCATTCCTCGAGCGTTAATTTGTCCTTGCAGGTTGTGGCCTCTTCTTGTGTTAATGTAGTGTCAATATTATCGAATAAGTCGTCGAATTCTAAGTTTTGGGTTCATGTTTTTAGAGGTAATCTATGTATTAAAGTTCACTCTTTTCAGCCTCCAGCAAACTTTAATTTCACCAGTGTTTCGCAAGTTCTTGTGGTTTGCTAAGTTAAACAAGACTGAAATGCTATCGTATCTAAGTTGTCacgtaaatattttttcagcaaAAAAGGCGCTTGCTTACTATTTGCAAAATACTCCATTGTCTTAGAgtgaaagatgaatttctgtCAAGATTCTAGAATACCAGGGCCAGCTAACAGTTACATGTGCATTGTTTGTAGTTGTGCAAAGGACAAAGGTGGGTTACCTTTGCTAACAGCATTTGGCGCGTTTCTCGATGGATAACAACCATCAATTTGGCCGAAAATTAAACCACGAACGGTCTGTGTTGTGGCTTGTTCTGTCATACGGAAAATCAGAAGTTAAACAAGACTGAAATGCTATCATCTGttgacaataatttttttttattaagaagGCCCTTTTTTACTATTTGCAAAGGATTACTTAGTCTCTCAGGATGCCGGGGCCGGGGATGAATTTCTGTCAAGATTATAGAGTACCCAACCACTAACAGGTACATGTGAACAACTGCGCTTATTTGTTTGATGTCGCCATAAGATGTTGTGTTCTCTCGATTGAGAACAACCATAATATTTGGCCAAAAGTAAAACCACTGACGGTCTGAGTTGTAGCTCGTTCTGTCATACAGTAAGTCATAAGTCAAACAAGACCGAAACGCTATCACATCTAAGTTGTGTACACAAAGAAGGCgggttttttttcatttgtaaaaCATTATGTTTTCTTAGGATTAGATGAATTTCTACCCGAGATTCTCCGAGGATACTCAGCCATTTAACAGTGGCATGTGAATTGCTAGTATTTGTTTGACGTCGACACAAATTGGTTGTGTCCAATGGACAACGATGGGTTAGAATTGGTTGACAGTGTTTGGCACGCTTCTCGATCGATAACAACTATCAATTTGGCTGAACTGAAATATAAACACAAACGGTCCGAGTTGTGGCTCGGTCTtgtcatattttgaaaataaatttcctGTTTCCTGTCTGTTTGTagtaaataaagtttattaacaATGACTAATTGGGACAACAGATCGACCAATCAGATCCTAGGATATGACAAACGACGCCTTTGAGATTCAACTGAAGTACTTTGATCCTAGCTTTGTCACGTCATTTTATCTGATGTGAAGCACAGCAATGGAAGAAAACAGTGATCCAACCGATCGAGTGGAGAGCCCCTTGAGAGAAATCTCCACGTGGTTTGCAACGGTTTGGCATATTGCACTGTGCCTGTTGTGCTATGCACTCTTTCTTGTTGCCTTAATTCCCATGCTTCCGTTCATAGCAGTTTTCAACATCTTAAGGGTGACTGAGCGTGTGTTAGTGAAGATGACTTCTGGTCAAATAGCCTTGACTGGCATTGATGCACTAGGTGTGCCATGCACCGATGAGAACCATGTTATTATCAACGTGTTGCACtgctttgaaaacaaaggcTGCCTTGACGAAGCAATTAACAACTTCCGTCAAGCCATTTTAGAACGTCTGGTCAATGCAAAGAAAGCCGATGGAGAATTAGTTTATCCCAGAGTTCGTTGGTATGTACGACCTGGCAGGTTCCAGTACTTTTTCCAAGAAGACCAATCCTTCAAGATTGAAAATCACGTATTTAAATGGGAAGGGGAGGTACCCCGTTCAAAAGATGAATTAGAAGCGATCGTATCTAAGTTGAATAATGAACCTTTCTCTGCAGGAAGATCTCCTTGGTATTACTGCTGTGTTCCGACGTGCTTTGGTGACAATGATATTGCAGTAGTGTTTAGAATTAAGCATTATGTAGCTGATggaatttctgtttcaaagtaCATCGCTTATAATTTCCCAGATCAAAAAGGGTTCTTAGCAACACCTCAAAAGTTCTCAACCACAGAAAGAACACTTCTCTTGGCAAAAGGACTGCTGTTGGCACCAATGTACTTATTTAAGTTAATACTCGCATCTGCTGATCAATCCATTTTACACGGTCCACAACTATGTGGAGTAAAAAAGGTTGCGTGGCATAAAGCAGTTGAACTTAAATTGATAAAAGAGATCAAGACAGTTACCGGTACAACTGTGAATGATGTGTTAACGTCTTGCATTTCTCTGGCTCTAAGAAGGTACTTCCAGAAAAAAGGTGATAAGCATCCAGCTGACTTCACTGCAAGTGTCGCTGCGGACATTCGCCTAACACCAGCTTCACTTGAGGAACTTTCctttgaaaataagttttcctttgttttcccCAAACTACCAGTGGCTACTGAAGGCGCTGAAAAGCAATTGTATGAGGCAAAAGCTCGCATGGATAAAGTGAAATTTTCTGGTGATCCATGGGCCTCATATGTCGTTCTTTTGACCTCACACTACCTTTTCCCCGAATTTTTGAGTACTAAGGTCAATTCATTTTGTATGAATAAGGCAAGTTGTATCCTTTCGAATGTACCTGGCCCACAACACGAGGTCTCTGTCAAAGGCATCCGTATGAAATCTGTTACATTTTGGCCTCCGAACTTTGGTAATATTGCAGTGACAATATCCATTTGCTCATTTGACGGCCAAGTTTTTGTTGGAGTTCAAGGCGATGCCTGTGTTCTGTCAGATCCTGGAGTGATTATAGAGGAGTTTGGAAATGCTGTGCATGAGATGGCCAGATGCGTTCTTCGTAGCAACGGCAGTATCAGCAATTGACTCAAACTGTGTTAACGGCTATATATAACCGAAATAAACTCAAGTGATTTGTAGCACTGGCTGTCCTCTCAACAATACTGAGTGTTTGAAATATCACACTAGAACCTCATTGTGCCACAATGTGAAAGTCACAGTTTTGTTCTAGGGTCAGCTtctgaactttatttatttatttatttttatttttattttcttttattttattttattagcttcgccaaataaacaagcaaaacaaTTACTACGTATACAGAAGAACATTGGCAGGGACACCGCTACAGCTGTGGTCAATTACAGCGGGCCCGGATACTAATAAGAACTGAATAATAACAAGGAATGTTAAAAAATACAGCAATACAGAAAAACTACAACTACATACAACAAGTTATTGGACGGAACAAGGGACGAGCACTATTGCATTTTAAACAGATAGACTTGAACGAACGTGGGTCATCACAGGAAACAGCTAACGCGgacttaaataattaaaaataaccgATTTAAAGGAAGCTAAGGTCGATGAGCTCAAATCTAGTTCGTCCGCTAAACAATTCCAAATTCTACTAGTTCTAATAAGAAAGGACTTTTGGTAAGTAGAAGTTTTACATTTCTTAATTATGTCGTTATTAACGTTGCTGGTTGAGGATCTAGTACGTCTACCGTATTTGCGAACTTCAGGTAGAACAGAGACATTCACGTTAAAAAGACCGTGTGTCAATTTGAAAAAATAGGTGAGATCTAAAAGTTCATGCCAGTAACAAATAGGTATTAAGTTCAGAGTTTCTAAACGAGACGTATAACTTATATTAGAAGAATAAGGCAGTTTTAAGATAAACTTAGTGGCGCGTCTTTGGATACGCTCAAGCTTAACGATGGCCTCGATGGACTGCGGGGCCCAAATTTGGGTGGCGTATCCCAAACGTGGCCTAACTAGAGCTTGGTATAGCGTACGTCGTACTTCGGTTCTAAATATGAACCTCGTGTTCCTCTGTAAGTAGCCAAGTAGTTTATTAGCACGTGAAGATTGTTCATTTACTTGTTTGGACCATGTCAGATCCTTACTAATCCATACGCCAGCATCTTTTTCTGCAGCATATAATTCAAGTGCGGTGCGGAGTTTGTAAGAAGATAAGATCGG
This genomic interval carries:
- the LOC137980713 gene encoding putative diacyglycerol O-acyltransferase Rv1760, which translates into the protein MEENSDPTDRVESPLREISTWFATVWHIALCLLCYALFLVALIPMLPFIAVFNILRVTERVLVKMTSGQIALTGIDALGVPCTDENHVIINVLHCFENKGCLDEAINNFRQAILERLVNAKKADGELVYPRVRWYVRPGRFQYFFQEDQSFKIENHVFKWEGEVPRSKDELEAIVSKLNNEPFSAGRSPWYYCCVPTCFGDNDIAVVFRIKHYVADGISVSKYIAYNFPDQKGFLATPQKFSTTERTLLLAKGLLLAPMYLFKLILASADQSILHGPQLCGVKKVAWHKAVELKLIKEIKTVTGTTVNDVLTSCISLALRRYFQKKGDKHPADFTASVAADIRLTPASLEELSFENKFSFVFPKLPVATEGAEKQLYEAKARMDKVKFSGDPWASYVVLLTSHYLFPEFLSTKVNSFCMNKASCILSNVPGPQHEVSVKGIRMKSVTFWPPNFGNIAVTISICSFDGQVFVGVQGDACVLSDPGVIIEEFGNAVHEMARCVLRSNGSISN